The genome window ACCCGCTGATCAATGTCCGCCACGAGGTGGTGGACGCCGTGATCGGATGGCTCACCGCCAACGGCCTGCCGCGGGAGCGGATCATCATCTGGGACCGCTTCGACCTCATGTTGGCGGAGGCCCGGTACACCCCCGAACGCTTCCCCGGTGTCGGCATCGTGGGCCTGCAGACCATGGATGAGGAAGGCACCAAGTGGCGTGACGCGGCGGGTCACCACGTCAGCGAGGCCAATTTCGATCCCAAGGCGTTTTACTTCGCCAAGGGGATCGAGGGGAAGGCGGTGCGCGGCTACAAGGACGACGAGTTCTATCTCAACCAGCACGTCTTCGCCGGCGAGTACAGCTATTTCGGTCGCCTGCTCACCGAGAAGCTCACCAAGATCATCAACATCGCCGTGTTCAAGAACACCGGCAACGGCGTCTCAATGGTCACCAAGAACATCGGCTACGGCGCCGTCTGCAACACCGGCCGTCTGCATGCGCCGCTGTTCTTCCGCGTGAACACCGAGGTGTGCGCCGCGCCGTGGGTACGGGACAAGATGGTGCTCTCCATCATCGACGGCATCCGCGGCCAGTACGACGACGGGCCCATGATGAACGCCAAGTTCGTCTATCCGTGGCACTCGCTCTACTTTGCCACCGACCCCTTCGCCCTGGACATGATCGGTCACCGGCACATGGTGGAGAAGCGCAAGGCGGCCGGCGTGGCGGTCAACGAGCATCCCCGGTACACCGAGTATCTGCACTACGGCGAAAAGCTGGGCCTGGGCGTGGCCGATCCGGCCAGGATCCAGTACGTGAAGCTCTGAGCCGCGGCGATTCCCGCGGGAGGTGGAACCCATGCGCACCCGCCCCGGGCGAACGGCCGGCCTCAGCCGGTCCGCCGGCGCCCTGATCGTGACCCTCTGGCTGGCGGCGGCGATCGCCGGCGCCGCCGGCGATCCCGGACTGATCCCCCCGGACGGCGCGGCGCCGGGCTGGACCCGCGCCGGGACCCAGAAGGTGTACGGTCCCGGCGAGTTGTACAACTACATCGACGGCGGCGCCGAGCTGTTTCTGGAGTTCGGGTTCGAGGCCTTGACCCTGCAGCATTTCCACAAGGGTGGGGCGGAGCTGGCCGTGGAGGTGTACCGGATGTCCGACCCGGCCGCGGGCGTCGGGATCTACTTGGCCAAGTGCGGACGGGAGCAGCGCGATCCCGGCATCCCGGCCCGGCACACCGTGGACACTTATCAGCTCATGCTCCAACGGAACCGCTACCTCGTGATTGTCAATAACCTGACCGGCGGCAGCGACCTGCGGCCGGTGCTGGCCGCGTTCGGACAGGCGATCGCCCGGCTGCTCCCCAGGGACGCCGCAGTGCCCCTGCTGAAGGCGCTGCCGGCCGAGGGGCAGCTTCCCGACACGCTGCGCCTGGTGCGGGGCCCGTACGGCATGAGCCCCATCTTCACCTTCGGCGACGGCAACATCCTGAGCCTGGGCCGGACGGCCACCGCCGCGGAGGCGCGGTACGACGACGGCGCCGGCGGCGACTTCACCCGGATGCGCATCGACTATCCGTCGGAAGCGGCCGCGCGGGAGTCATTCCGCAAGCTGGTCGCCCAGCTCGACCCGTACCTGAAGGTGCTGAAGGGGTCGGGCACGGCGCTGGTGTTCGCCGACTACTCGGGTAAGTTCGGCGTCGTGTCACGTCAGGGCGCCCGCTTCGACATCCGGGTGCGGTTGAAGCAGGCCCCGGCGCTGCCGCGGTGACGGGCCATACCGGACCGTCGCGGCTGTAGCCGGGTACAGGAGGTCCGCAATGAACAGATCCCGTGTCCGGGAGGCGGCGCTGGCCGCGCTGGTGCTGATTGTGTCGGTCGGTGCGGCCGGCCAGAGTGTGGCCGACGTGGCCCGTAAAAGCAAGGCTTCGAAGGATAAGAAGGCGACGGTGGTCATCACCAACGACCACCTCAAGTCGGTCAAGAAGGAACCCGCGGCCGCACCCGTCTACGACGGCACCACCATGACGCCCGCCGCCGCTGAACCGGAGCGGACGGCCAACGAGGAATTCTACTACAAGAAGTTCAAGGGGTACCTGGCCCAGATCGACGAGATGGAAACCCGCATCCTGGAGTGGAACAAACAGGGCCTCCTCGCATCCAACTCTTACATGCAGCGCCTGCAGGATGCTAAAGACGATTTCGTGCACTTCAAGGAACTGGCCCGCAAGGCCGGCATCCCGCCGGGGGTGCTGCGGACCGCCGAGAAGGACTTCGCGCGGGAGAAAGCCGAGCGATCGTCCAAGTAGCGTCATCTTTTCTCGCGGGCCGGGCATCTTAACTGCGGCCGCCTCGTCCGGATCCTTGACAAACCGGCTGCGGCGGTTAGAATGAGCGGGCGGAGGAGGCCCCGTCCCCCTGTTCGAAACCAAGTCCCTGGAGGCATCATGAATATGCGCGTTCGTCTGCTGATCAGTCTGGCCGCCGTGCTGATGCTGGCGGCGTGGGCGGCGCCCACCGATCCGTCGGATGTCAAGTCCGACGTGCCTGCCCTGTTCGCGTTTCACGACGTGATCTACCCGCTGTGGCACACCGCCTGGCCCAACAAGGATCTGGCCCTGATGAAGGAGTTGTCGCCCCAGATCCGGGCGCACCTGGCCGAGCTGGAGAAAGCCAAGCTGCCCGGCATTCTGCGCGACAAGCAGGTTAAGTGGGACGCCGGCGTCCAGGCCATGGCCGCCGCGGTTGCCAAGTACGAGCAAGCCGTTGCCGGCGGAGAGCTCCAGCCCTGCCTGGATGCCGCCGAGGAGCTGCACGCCCGCTACGAGGGGCTGGTGCGAATGGTCCGGCCGGTGATGAAGGAGCTGGATGCCTACCACCAGGTGCTGTACCAGGTGTACCACTACCAGTGGCCGGCCAAGGACCTGGCGGCGCTGCGCGCCTCGGGCACCGAACTTGCCAAGGCATGCGAGGTGCTCCAGACCGCGGTCGTCCCCAAACGGTTTGAGGCCAAGACCGAGGCGCTGAAGGAGGCGTTTGCGGCGCTCGGCGCCGCCACCGCCGAGTTGAACCGGGCGCTGGCCGGCGAGGACTGGAAGGTCATCGACACCGCCCTGGAGACCACGCACACCCGGTACCAGGACGTGGAGAAGGTGTTCGAAAACTAACCGCCCGTCCGCACCGGATCAGAACCGATCAGAGTCCCGCCGATCCGGCGGGACTTTTTCATTTATGGAATGGCTCTGTGCCGGCCTGCCGCCCCGCCCGGCCGTGGTTGTCGACCTGTAGCCGGGGGTTGAAAATCGGGGTGGGCAGGATTTACAATTCGGTTATCTACAGTTCCGGACCTGCTCATTTGAGAATCGACGGCGGTTGCAACAGGAGGCGCCATGAACGCAACAGGGGTTGTTCGAAGCGGGAGTCGGAACCGACTTCGCCGGCGGAGCGGCACGATGCTGCTCCTCGGACTGATCGCCGGGTGCTGTCTCGCCGGTCTCGTGGTGGACGCTTCGCCGGCGCTGGCCCAGCAGGAGCTCACCATCATCCAGGGCAAAAAAAAGGTCTGGCCGGCGCCGAGCGACCAGCAGTGGTTTTGGCACGAGCCGAATGCCCAGTTGCCGCCGGACCAGGTCGTGGCCCTCTTCAAGCGTTCCCATCCGGCCTGCCTGACTCCCGAAAATTACAACGCGGTGCTGCTGGCCAACACCGTCGAGGTGAAGCTTGACCGCAAGAAGCCCAAGAAGGACGAACTCCGTTTCCACACGATTTGGTACCAGAAAAACGGCGACGGGGAGGGGAAGACCACTTACAAGCTCAAGCTGGAACCCATCACCCGACTGGAACTGTGGTACGTCCCGGACGTCGATGAAATGCTGCCGCGAAACCGCACGCTCCACTGGTGCGTCAAGGTGTACGCCGGCTCGGTCTATGTGTTCTGCTTCGATGCCGAAAGCGCGGCGCGGGACTTCATGGACGCCATGGCTTCCGTTCTGGCGGCCACCGGCCGGAAGCTGACGATACCCAGCTACGGGTTGTACGTGACCAACCTCACGGCGGAACAGGCGGAGGATCTCGGGCAGACCAGAGTGGAGTACATCCTGGTAACGAGCGTGGCCATCGACGGGCCAGCCGACAAGGCCGGGATCCGGGCGCTGGATATCATCCAGCAGATCAACGGGATCCCCATGCGCAACATGTCACAATTCGAGGCGCTCAACAACCCCCCCGGTTCGAAATTTCCCGTGGTCCTTCTGCGGCGCGCCGAAATACCCGGCCAGGACCCGAAGCAGTACACCTGGGAACAGAAAACGCTGGAGCTCGTCGCCCACACAGCTGGAGGCGAGTAAACCCGCCGCAAGCACCGCGTCGCCAACCGACGGGTCTCGCCGGACGCGCCAGCGGTTGGCGCAGCGGAATGCCATGCTTTCCTTTTAACACTCACGCGTCGTTGTGCTAAAGTGTGACCGAGCCATCGGTGGCTGTATCAAATGCGAAAGCCGGAGGTGCAGGTGGCACGCAACAACTACAAGCATGAAAAACGCCAGAAGGATCTGGCCCGGCAGAAAAAACAGGAAGAGAAGCGCAAGCGCCGTCTCGAAAAGAAAAAACAGGACGACGGGGACCAACCGGAAACAGCACCTCAAGAAGGAGCGGGCGAACACGCATAACCGACCGGTCAACACTCCCGAAGCGACCGCGTCCGGCCGGCGGGGGGTGTCCGGGGCAAGACGGAGGCATCGTGATCCGAAGCACACTGCCGCTCCTGGTGGCGGGGTTTTTGATCGGAAGTGCCATCGCGGCTGAACCGCCGGAGCGGAAACACCACTGCACCGGGATGAATGAATAGCCGGACCGGATCATCCTGGAACCGGAGGACGTCCCGGACCCGGAGCTATTGGAGCGCTCGCCTTTGGAGCGCCCGTCCGGTTGCGAGGGGGAACTGAGCGCGGTCACGCCCGTCTACGAAATCCTTATCGATGAACAGGGCGAAGTGGAGTGCGCCGTCATGCTCAACCTGAAAGAGATGGACGATGTGCCGCCCTGCGTGCTCAAGGCCCTCACCCAGGCCGTTTCGCGCTACCGGTTTTCCAAGCCGAAGGATGACCAGGGGCGTCCGGCGGCCTGCTATTTTTACCTGACCATTGATAAGCTGTGAGACGGTAAATGGGAAGGCTGGGACCTGAAGACTGAAACCTGGGATCCGGAAGCCGGGACTTGGGCATGAGGGGAAATCCAGAACCCAGAACTTAGAACCCAGAACCAAGAATCCAGAACCAAGAATCCAGAACCGAGGGCCCGGGTCCGAAGTCCGGTGTCCGATGTCCGAAATCCCGCATGGCGGGAACGAGCTTCGAGTCTCGAGCCTAGAATACGATCACGAATTACGATTACAATTACGAATTACGAGCACGAGCATGGAGTGAACAAGCCCCGAGCCTCGAGCCCCGAACCCCGAGTTGAATCAATGCGGGCAGCAGCGGGAGCCGCAGGGGAGGTCGCGGCCGGCTGTGTCCATGCGGCCGCACTTCTCGGCGCAGGGCGGGCCGGCGTGGGTGAGCACGGCGGCTGCCGAAAAGATCTTCTCCGTGTCCGTCCCGCCACAGGACCGGCAGGCGACGGCGCCGCCGGCGTCCGGGGTCCTGACCAGCACTTCGGTGACCACCCCGCAGCGGTGACACTGGTATTCATAAATGGGCACGGCTGCCTCCTGGTGTTCGGAATCGGGCCGGCCGGCGACGGCGGGGGTGCAGGGCAATGTCCGTCGCCCGGCGGACCGGAGGCGTATGATAGCGCGAACCGCCGTCCGATGCAACGCCCCGCTGGAACATCAATCCGCTTGCGACCGGCGCCCCGCGACCGCATCCAAGGCAGAAGCGGCGGGCGATCCCGCCAGCTCCGCCCGAGGAGGAGAGAGGATGAAACGGATCAAATACATCAGCCGGTTCGCCGCCCCCATGACCGCCCGCGACATCGAGCGGATCGCCGCCCAGGCGGCTGGCAAAAACCGGAAGCTCGGCATTACCGGGCTGCTCATGGCCACCGGCGGCGTCTTCTTTCAGGTCATCGAGGGGCCCGACGGCGCGGTGGACGAATTGTACTCTTGTATCCTGCGCGACAACCGTCACCGGGACGTGCTCACCCTGCGCGTGGAGGAGGGCAATCTGACGCGGCTGTTCCCGGGCTGGGAGATGAAGAAGGTCGATCTCGACACTGCGACCGATCTCCGCCTGGAGCCGCTGAAGGCCATCATCCAGGCGATCATGCGCCACGGGGAGATCGTCAGCGGACTGACCGCCGTCCTGGAGCGGGCGGCGTGGCAGGAGCTGACCCTCGAGCCGGCGCCGGACGTCAGCCCGGCGAAACTCCCGTCGCCGCGCCGGAAAGCGCCCGCGCGGAAGGGGACGCAAAAAAAGCCCGCCGCACGGAGTTAGCGCGCGGCGAGCGGCGGTCGTTTCGTCAAACGCGGATCAGTCGCGGCGGTAGTCGGCCTGCACCGCGGATTGGACGATGATTAAGTCTGTGCCCGTCTGCAGGTCGCGGACGTGCAGGTCCAGCATGTAAATGTAGTACAGCCGGTGGGCGGCCGCGTCCAGCCAGACCGGGCGCAGCGCGGTATCGGCGAGCTTCCGCTCGGATTCCGCCGCCGCGGGCCGCAACCAGACTTCCTGGGCGGTGCCGTCCAAGGCATGCCGGCCGTACAGGATGGTACCGTCGGCGAACGCCAGCGGGTAGCGATAAGCGGACTGGTCGGCCGCCGCCCAGCGCGGTTCCAGTCCGGAACCGTCCGGATGCATTCGGGCGATGCGCGGCCGGGAGGCATACCGCCGCTCATCCAGCGGGATCTGGTCATCCACCGTGAAATAGATCCAGTCCGCCGGTCCCCACGCCACCGACAGGAGCCAGCCTCGCGCGTTGCCCAGCGAGAAGGCCGGGTGCGGGCTGGGGTTGGGCCGGGCCGCCGCGTCCAGCACGTAGAGGGATTTCTCGCCGGCGGCCGCCAGGCTGGTGCCGTCGGCGCTCCGCGCAATGTGCCGGATACCGTGGCCGCGGAGCACCGCCTCCGTCCGGCCCGTAGCCGGCTCGTGGCGGAAAACGCCCAGGTATTTGCGGTCGGCCGGTTTGTGGAAGGTGCCGTCCACGCCGTAGTAGACCGCTTGGCCGCCGGGTGCCCAGGTCGGCGCCCAGGCGTTGAAGCCCCGCAGGTTCAGCCGGAGCGGCCGGTCCTGGTTGCCGAAGGCGTCGGTCAGGGTGAGCGTGCCCGCCGGTTTGGCGTCCGCGGGCAAGACCTTGCCTTCGGGGGAGAGATACAGCCCCCGGTTCAACGCCAGCCGCGCCGCCGGTGCGGGGCCTCCGGCGGGCAGAATGGCGTCCAGCCGGACCACCTGGCCCGGATCGCGGATCACCACAAGCTTGCGCGCCACCGCCCGCCCAGACGCCGTGAAGGTCAGCATGCGCACGCCTGCCGGCAGCCGCAACTGGTAGGCGCCATCGGCGCCGGTGACGGCGCGCTGCTTGTCCCAGACGACGGTGACGCTGGCCAGCGGCTGCCAGGCGTCCCCATCCACGACGCGTCCGGTGACCGTGGCCGTGGGGCGTGGCGCGGCAGTCGCCACGCCCAGGGCCAGCACCAGCAGCAGGACGGCGGCACCGCGGGCCGGCCGGCTCTTACCAGCCGCTGAAGAAGTCGCCCACCGCATCCGCCACCCCGCCAAAGAAGTCGCCCACGCCCTCGACAATGCCGCTGCCGATGTCCAGGAAACCCTCGCCGATGCCGCTGAAGAATCCGCCGACGTCGCCGCTGAACAGGTCCTCGAAGCCCTGGCCCCAGGAGTCGAACGCCTCGCCGAAGCCGCCCACCACGTCGCTGAATCCTGCGCCGACGCCGTCGATGATGTCGCCGAAGGGCTGGACCAGGTTTTCCACCACCGGGATGCCTTCCACGCTGTCGCTCAGCCACTGGCCCGCCAGGGAGACGGCGCCTCCGACCGCGCCGCCCACCGTCTGGACGATGCCGCCGGGAAAGCCGATGAAGCCGTGGAGCCAGCTGCCGACGCTGTCGGGGTCGTACAGGCGGTTTAAATTGTTGGTCAGATTGGCGAAGCCCTCGGAGAAGCAGGTGGTGCCCTCGATACCGTCGAACCGGCTGGACGGAAGATCGGTGCCGGCCGGGCCGTACACGTTGAAGTAGTTCTCGAATCCGCCGATGGGGGCGCTCCACTTCTGCTTGAATTCCGACAGCAGCATGGTTTCCTCATTGCCGGTCGCCGGGTCATGGTAGATGACGGTCTCTTCGCCGGTGGTCGCGTCCTTGCCGTAGCCGGTGACGGCGATGTAATGCAGTTTGGTGGGATCGGAGGAACCGTCCGCGGAGATCAGCGCCTGGCACGGCAGGCCGCGGTCAATGTACCCCTTCAACTCCTCCCAGGTGCCGTTGTTGTATCCTTCCGCAGCCAGGCCCATGTCCTGGGCATACTCCAGCAGGTCGCGGGGCGAGGTGAACACGTCCATGCGCCGGATGGCCTTGTCGATGTCGCCCTGGGTGATGCTCTGGCCGGTGAGGTAGCTCAGGATCATGGCCAGGCTGGTGGTGCCGCAGCCGTTGGTGCTGCCCTGGTCGTAGTTGGGCATCTGATCCTCGTTGGGGATGCTGTGGGTGTCGCCGTGAATGACCGCCGTCAGCATCATCTGCAATTGCTCCACCGAGCCATGAGCCACCTGCTGGTTTCCGCTGACCGCATCCAGCACGTTGCCGGCCACCTGCTGTGCGCCGACGATGCCGTCGGTGAACTGATGCGGGGCAGCCTGCTGGACATCCTGCTTCGTATCGATGGTCTGCTGAGATTCCGGAAGCTCAATCGGTCCTTTTCCGCCGACACCACCTACGGACATAGGCACCTCCCATGGCATGAATGATGTGCTGTATATTTATCGACAGCACGGCAGAGAAATTTCGCATTTTTTTGTTAATTTTTTCAGGCAAATCGACGTGGTGCTTGCGGCGGGCAGCTGGTCCGGCGGACGTCTCATCTGGCATAATACATCCATGAGCGATCTGGGGTGGGAACTGGTCATTGTGGCCGTCTGGCTGGCGGGGATGCGGCTGACCCACGACCTGCTGAGCGGGGCCGTGCGGCGGGGCTGGCTGTCGGCCTTCGCCGCCCGAAAGACGTTCCACGTGGCGCTGGGTATGTGGGTGATCCCGCTGGTTCACGCCTTGACGCGGGCCTGGCTGTTCCTGTCGGTCCTCACCCTGATCCTGGCCGGCAACGCGGACGCCAACTGGCGACGCCACCGGGCGGCCATCCGGCTGTCGCGCGGCGTTTACTACCTGGCCGTGGCGGTTCTGCCGCTGCTGGCGCTGGCATGGAGCTGGCCGGCCGGCCGCCGAGCTGAGCTGGTGCTGGCTGTGCTGGCCATGAGCGCCGGGGACGCCGCCGCCGCGACCGCGGGCCGGAAGCTGGGCGGTCCGCGCCTGCCGTGGACGGGCAAATCGCTGGCCGGAGCCGCCGTTAATGCCTTGACCATCATGGGGATCGTGACGATCGGCGGCCACTTCGGCTACGGGTTCGCCCTGCCGGCACTGCTGCCCGCCGCTGGCGCCGCGGCCGCCGCCGGTGCGGCCGCTGAGGTGACGCTTCCCGGCTGGCTGGACAACCCGGCCATGCTGGTCACGGTGCTGCTCGTGCTGGTGGCGATGCTGTAGGGGAATGGACATCGGATTTCGGCCATCGGACTTCGTGCTCGCCATCGTGATCGTAATCGTAATCGTAATCGAGGCTCGGGACTCGGGGCTGGAGACTCGTGCCCGTAACGCGGATATCGGACTTCGGATCTGGGACCTAGGTTCTGGGGCCTGGTTTCCGGATCCCGGATTCAGTCCCAAGTCCCATGTCCCAGGGACGCGAACGAGGCTCGGGTCCAGAAGCTCGAGTCCCGAACCCAAAACATCGAGTCACGATCATGATCACAAGTACGATTTCGATTACGAATTACGATTTTGAATACGAAAGAGGTTCTTACCCCCGGTTTCGCAGCACCGTGTAGAACGCCACCGAGCGTAGCAGGCGGC of Acidobacteriota bacterium contains these proteins:
- a CDS encoding DUF362 domain-containing protein; amino-acid sequence: PLINVRHEVVDAVIGWLTANGLPRERIIIWDRFDLMLAEARYTPERFPGVGIVGLQTMDEEGTKWRDAAGHHVSEANFDPKAFYFAKGIEGKAVRGYKDDEFYLNQHVFAGEYSYFGRLLTEKLTKIINIAVFKNTGNGVSMVTKNIGYGAVCNTGRLHAPLFFRVNTEVCAAPWVRDKMVLSIIDGIRGQYDDGPMMNAKFVYPWHSLYFATDPFALDMIGHRHMVEKRKAAGVAVNEHPRYTEYLHYGEKLGLGVADPARIQYVKL
- a CDS encoding carboxypeptidase regulatory-like domain-containing protein — translated: MRWATSSAAGKSRPARGAAVLLLVLALGVATAAPRPTATVTGRVVDGDAWQPLASVTVVWDKQRAVTGADGAYQLRLPAGVRMLTFTASGRAVARKLVVIRDPGQVVRLDAILPAGGPAPAARLALNRGLYLSPEGKVLPADAKPAGTLTLTDAFGNQDRPLRLNLRGFNAWAPTWAPGGQAVYYGVDGTFHKPADRKYLGVFRHEPATGRTEAVLRGHGIRHIARSADGTSLAAAGEKSLYVLDAAARPNPSPHPAFSLGNARGWLLSVAWGPADWIYFTVDDQIPLDERRYASRPRIARMHPDGSGLEPRWAAADQSAYRYPLAFADGTILYGRHALDGTAQEVWLRPAAAESERKLADTALRPVWLDAAAHRLYYIYMLDLHVRDLQTGTDLIIVQSAVQADYRRD
- a CDS encoding PDZ domain-containing protein; the protein is MLLLGLIAGCCLAGLVVDASPALAQQELTIIQGKKKVWPAPSDQQWFWHEPNAQLPPDQVVALFKRSHPACLTPENYNAVLLANTVEVKLDRKKPKKDELRFHTIWYQKNGDGEGKTTYKLKLEPITRLELWYVPDVDEMLPRNRTLHWCVKVYAGSVYVFCFDAESAARDFMDAMASVLAATGRKLTIPSYGLYVTNLTAEQAEDLGQTRVEYILVTSVAIDGPADKAGIRALDIIQQINGIPMRNMSQFEALNNPPGSKFPVVLLRRAEIPGQDPKQYTWEQKTLELVAHTAGGE
- a CDS encoding BLUF domain-containing protein translates to MKRIKYISRFAAPMTARDIERIAAQAAGKNRKLGITGLLMATGGVFFQVIEGPDGAVDELYSCILRDNRHRDVLTLRVEEGNLTRLFPGWEMKKVDLDTATDLRLEPLKAIIQAIMRHGEIVSGLTAVLERAAWQELTLEPAPDVSPAKLPSPRRKAPARKGTQKKPAARS
- a CDS encoding zinc ribbon domain-containing protein, with protein sequence MPIYEYQCHRCGVVTEVLVRTPDAGGAVACRSCGGTDTEKIFSAAAVLTHAGPPCAEKCGRMDTAGRDLPCGSRCCPH